A section of the Caldilineales bacterium genome encodes:
- a CDS encoding BglI family type II restriction endonuclease has translation MLIHPQELVSHLTRLEDIERASLRLVVQALLDFRQTALEIFTAESDLAADIGEDITREALDKLGMSRIEQRLFGKIDFKRARYLFHPEYAIKQALFVDSKAEKIEGQNTATLQTSQFSMSVRQMRSGEEVNVSGKLPPILELQGDSFITTTIFVKYNYRDQEGRHHLESMTVAALPNGLLQENYNPSPLDSIWLVGRNAPTLGEEFRVRLSFARLKKKANWRVQRIPLPPGAFVWES, from the coding sequence ATGCTGATCCATCCCCAAGAACTCGTCAGCCATTTGACTCGCCTCGAAGATATCGAACGAGCCTCACTGCGGCTTGTCGTACAGGCGCTGCTTGACTTTCGCCAGACTGCACTCGAAATCTTTACTGCAGAATCGGACCTCGCCGCTGATATTGGCGAGGACATCACCCGTGAGGCATTGGACAAGTTGGGCATGTCCAGGATCGAGCAACGACTTTTCGGCAAGATAGATTTCAAGCGCGCGAGGTATCTCTTTCACCCCGAATACGCAATCAAACAAGCACTTTTTGTCGATTCGAAAGCTGAGAAGATCGAAGGCCAGAACACGGCTACACTACAAACCTCGCAGTTTTCTATGTCCGTTCGACAGATGCGATCGGGAGAAGAGGTGAATGTATCCGGCAAGTTGCCGCCGATTCTTGAACTTCAGGGCGATTCGTTCATCACGACGACGATCTTCGTCAAGTACAACTACCGCGACCAGGAGGGCAGGCATCATCTCGAGAGCATGACGGTTGCAGCTCTGCCCAATGGCCTGCTTCAGGAAAACTACAATCCCTCACCGCTCGACTCGATTTGGCTTGTGGGAAGGAATGCCCCCACGTTGGGTGAAGAGTTTCGCGTTCGCCTCAGCTTCGCGCGTCTGAAGAAGAAGGCCAACTGGCGGGTGCAACGGATTCCGTTGCCGCCTGGCGCTTTCGTTTGGGAGAGCTAA
- a CDS encoding DUF5615 family PIN-like protein, with protein MSLLLDQGLPRSAAALLRALGVDAFHTGEIGLATAADVAILEHARHEDRIVVTLDADFHALLAFSGAVGPSVIRIRIEGLRAEALVALIRRVLEEYDEELELGAMVTVQPGRIRVRRLPLLASGT; from the coding sequence GTGAGCCTCTTGCTCGACCAGGGATTGCCGCGCTCGGCAGCCGCCCTGTTACGTGCACTTGGTGTTGACGCCTTTCACACCGGCGAGATCGGCCTTGCCACCGCTGCTGACGTCGCCATTTTGGAGCATGCCCGTCACGAAGACCGCATCGTTGTCACGCTCGATGCCGATTTCCATGCTCTATTGGCCTTTTCGGGCGCCGTGGGACCATCCGTCATCCGTATTCGTATCGAAGGTCTGCGCGCCGAAGCACTTGTAGCTCTGATCCGGCGCGTGCTGGAAGAATACGACGAAGAATTGGAGTTGGGGGCGATGGTGACGGTGCAGCCAGGTCGCATTCGCGTGCGACGGTTGCCGCTGCTTGCGTCTGGGACCTGA
- a CDS encoding BrnA antitoxin family protein, which yields MNNYSETNWAMVDGLTDNDIDHSELRPLDEVFFRRAKWRLPQPVAVTVHIEPDLLEWFQAQDDDYEQRMIAALRIYAEAHKHQILVAANAA from the coding sequence ATGAACAACTACTCAGAGACGAACTGGGCCATGGTTGATGGCCTGACCGATAACGATATCGATCACTCCGAACTCCGACCATTGGACGAGGTGTTCTTCCGCCGCGCCAAATGGCGCCTGCCACAACCTGTGGCTGTGACCGTGCATATCGAACCTGATCTCCTCGAGTGGTTCCAAGCCCAGGATGATGATTATGAGCAGCGGATGATCGCCGCCTTACGAATCTATGCTGAGGCACACAAACACCAGATCTTGGTAGCCGCAAATGCGGCCTAG
- a CDS encoding HAD hydrolase-like protein: MTNTIDLPHFGVFSADDGLIPLTASSDGLHRAGEDGVRAIATTGDGKVEFIGFDQHTLAYVRSALGYPAYYPVPSVELHRPVQAVLMDLDGTSVHSEPFWVWIMQMTTASLLGDPDFELEEADLPHVSGHSVSEHLSYCLTKYCPDRTLEQARSRYFEHTHRELAAILAGGGRKEAMQPAPGLKDFLLWTKGRGIKIALVTSGLYEKAYPEIKAAFDLLAMGAPEKFYDAIITAGFPLRPGEAGTLGELAPKPHPWLYAEACRVGLGIPFEQRHGVIGIDDSGAGVCSVRLSGFTTVGMAGGNIEAAGARVLCQHICQDFSEVARVIEG, encoded by the coding sequence ATGACAAACACAATCGATCTCCCCCACTTCGGCGTCTTCTCCGCCGATGATGGCCTCATCCCGCTGACTGCGAGCAGCGACGGCCTCCACCGGGCGGGCGAGGACGGTGTGCGGGCCATTGCCACCACCGGTGATGGCAAGGTCGAGTTTATCGGCTTCGACCAACACACGCTGGCTTACGTCCGCTCGGCGCTGGGCTACCCCGCCTACTATCCTGTGCCCTCGGTCGAGTTGCATCGCCCCGTGCAGGCTGTGCTGATGGATTTGGATGGGACGAGCGTGCACAGCGAGCCGTTTTGGGTCTGGATCATGCAGATGACGACCGCTTCACTGTTGGGAGACCCCGACTTCGAACTGGAAGAGGCCGACCTGCCCCATGTCAGCGGCCACAGCGTCTCTGAGCACCTGAGCTACTGCCTGACCAAATACTGCCCCGACCGCACGCTGGAACAAGCGCGTTCGCGCTATTTCGAGCACACGCACCGCGAATTGGCGGCCATCCTGGCCGGCGGCGGGCGCAAAGAGGCGATGCAGCCGGCGCCGGGGTTGAAGGACTTTCTGCTCTGGACGAAGGGGCGCGGGATCAAGATTGCCCTGGTGACATCCGGGCTGTACGAGAAAGCCTATCCCGAGATCAAGGCCGCCTTCGACCTGCTGGCAATGGGCGCGCCAGAAAAGTTCTACGACGCCATCATCACGGCCGGGTTCCCACTACGGCCGGGCGAGGCAGGGACGTTGGGCGAGTTGGCGCCCAAGCCACATCCCTGGCTGTATGCCGAAGCCTGCCGGGTGGGGCTGGGCATCCCCTTCGAGCAACGGCACGGCGTCATCGGCATCGACGACAGCGGCGCCGGGGTCTGCTCGGTGCGGCTGTCGGGATTCACCACCGTCGGCATGGCGGGCGGGAATATCGAGGCCGCCGGTGCAAGGGTGCTCTGCCAGCACATCTGCCAGGATTTCAGCGAGGTGGCGCGGGTGATCGAAGGGTAA
- a CDS encoding site-specific DNA-methyltransferase, which translates to MADSLTRTPGFAIDRLPEALQPGFRELYQGASAAAVSHLETNQVHQGDARDLLPRIAANSVALSVWSPPYFVGKDYEAHLSFDDWQSLLATVIRLHFPIIRPGGFLAINIADILCFQDYSMPRVQAEAVSRRRSPVTREDVLRAMAEHPTYNRYELARLLGCSEQTIDRRLNGNNIRGGKYEPQTRVKIVGGLIEEWALAAGFFPYDRRVWVKDAAWENSRWASLSYRAVDEFEYIYIFWKPGITRFDRTRLTREEWREWGSRGVWTFPSVRANDDHEAKFPIELPRRVIRLLTDKDDIVLDCFLGSGTTAVAALELGRQYIGIELEPKYVALTRQRLAAGFQPTLWTL; encoded by the coding sequence ATGGCCGACTCTCTGACTCGCACGCCCGGCTTTGCCATCGACAGGCTGCCCGAAGCATTGCAGCCGGGTTTTCGCGAGTTGTATCAGGGCGCTTCGGCGGCGGCGGTATCGCACCTGGAGACGAATCAAGTCCACCAGGGCGATGCCCGCGATCTGTTGCCTCGGATCGCAGCCAACAGCGTGGCCCTCAGCGTGTGGTCGCCGCCCTACTTTGTGGGCAAGGACTACGAGGCCCATCTCAGCTTCGATGACTGGCAATCGCTGCTGGCGACGGTCATTCGTCTCCATTTTCCTATCATCCGCCCTGGCGGTTTCCTGGCTATCAACATCGCCGACATCCTCTGCTTTCAAGACTATTCCATGCCGCGCGTCCAGGCCGAGGCGGTGAGCCGGCGGCGGTCGCCGGTGACGCGAGAGGATGTGCTACGGGCGATGGCCGAGCATCCGACCTACAATCGCTACGAATTGGCCCGCCTATTGGGGTGCAGTGAGCAAACCATCGACCGCCGGTTGAACGGGAACAACATCCGTGGGGGTAAGTACGAGCCGCAGACGCGGGTCAAGATCGTGGGCGGGCTGATCGAGGAGTGGGCGCTTGCAGCCGGTTTCTTTCCCTATGACCGCCGCGTGTGGGTGAAAGATGCGGCCTGGGAAAACTCGCGCTGGGCGAGCCTATCCTATCGCGCCGTGGACGAATTCGAGTATATCTACATTTTCTGGAAACCGGGCATCACCCGATTCGATCGCACGCGGCTGACCCGCGAGGAGTGGCGGGAGTGGGGGTCGCGAGGGGTGTGGACCTTCCCTTCGGTGCGAGCCAATGACGATCATGAGGCGAAGTTCCCGATCGAGTTGCCGCGGCGGGTGATCCGTTTGCTTACGGACAAGGATGACATCGTGCTCGATTGCTTTTTGGGCAGCGGTACGACGGCGGTGGCCGCGCTTGAGCTTGGTAGGCAGTACATCGGCATCGAGCTTGAACCAAAATATGTTGCTCTCACCAGGCAGCGTTTGGCGGCTGGTTTTCAACCCACCTTGTGGACGCTCTGA
- a CDS encoding DUF433 domain-containing protein, whose protein sequence is MILNRITIHPGRMNGQPCIRDLRLTVRRVIELLAIYPDRTELRQEYPELEDDDIRQALVYAAGHLDDRVVEFAL, encoded by the coding sequence ATGATATTGAATCGCATCACGATTCACCCCGGCCGCATGAATGGCCAACCCTGCATCCGCGACCTGCGCCTGACGGTGCGTCGCGTGATCGAGTTGCTGGCAATCTATCCGGATCGCACTGAGCTACGCCAGGAGTACCCTGAGTTGGAAGACGATGACATCCGCCAGGCATTGGTGTATGCCGCCGGACATCTCGACGACCGGGTTGTCGAGTTCGCACTGTGA